GAGCCTGGGCAGCAAGCAGAGCCTGCAGGGCGAGCTGGTGGGCGTGCTCAGCGCGCACCTCAGCAACTTCGTGGGCATCCTCGAAGCGTACAAAGAAAAACTCGAAGGCCAGGGCGCTTAAGCCCCCGGTCTGCCCCCAACAGGGCACCCCCCACTTCAATTTCGGAGGACACAATCATGGCTTACGACAAACAAGCGCTCATCGACCAGCTCGGCCAGCTCACCATCATGGAACTCGCGGACCTCATCGACGGTCTGAAGGAAACCTGGGGCGTGACTGCCGCCGTGGCCGCCGGCCCCGCCGCTGGCCCCGCCGCCGCTGTGGAAGAGAAGACCGAATTTGACGTGGTGCTGGTGGATGCCGGCGCCAGCAAGATCAACGTCATTAAGGAAATCCGCGCCATCACCGGCCTGGGTCTGAAGGAAGCCAAGGACATGAGCGAGAAGGGCGGCGTGCTGAAGGAAGGCGCCAGCAAGGACGACGCCGAGAAGATCAAGGCCCAGCTGGAAGCTGCTGGCGCCAAGGTCGAACTGAAGTAAGTCCCCCTTCACCGGGAGTGCAGCCCCCAGCCCACGCGGCTGGGGGTTTTATTTGGGGTTTGGCGGCACCCATGCACCATAGAGTGGCGCTCCTCTAGCTTTGAGGCGCGCCCAACTTTTGCTCGCTTGACTCAACTGGGATCGCTGGGAGCGTCGTTGGCCTCACAGGGGCAGCCCATTCTCCTCCAGGCCTGAAGGGCGGTCTCTCCATTCCGCCTATGCCCCTGCTGCTTTACCACCATCCAGCGTATTCGACACAGAGCGACCCTGGGTATTTCTTAGGGTCGCTCTGCGTTCCGCTCTCAGCTCCAGGGCAGCAAGCACAAGCCCAGCACAAAGGCGGCCAGCCCGCTCTGCTGTGCGCGCACCAGCACCTGCCGCACGAATACCGAAGGATCGGCCGCCAGCTGCTGGGCCACCACCGGGGGCAAGTCGGTACGGGCAGCGATGTACATGCGCACCCCGTAATCGGCGTCGCTGGCCAGCCGGGCAATCAGCGCGGGGGGCAGTTCGGGCCGGGCCGCAATCCGCGCCCGCACCTGCCACGCCGGATGGCCCACCATCTGGTCAATCTGGTGGGCAGTGAGAGCCGGGTGGGCCGCCGCCGCCGCCTGGATCTCGATGGCCGAGGCGATCAGGGCGTGCCGCAGCAGCCACGCCGGGGCGTCGGGTTGCGAGAGCAGGCGCAACAGGGTGTGCAGCGGCACGTCGAGCAGCAATCGGGGATGGGCCAGCCGCAGCAGCGGCAGCGCCGGATTGGCCAGCACCTGGGCCGGGAAGGTGGCCGCCAGGTCTTCCAGCAGCGCGGGCGGCGTGTTGGGATGCGCGGCAATGGCGGCGCGCAGTTCGGGGGGTGCGCCCTGCGCCAGCCGCTCCAGTTCAGCGGCCGTGGCGCCGGGCGCCAGCGTCAGTACCGCTGGTGGGCTGGAATGTTCAGCTTCTCCTGCCATAGCGCAAGCAACTCCTTCAGGTCGTCCTGGGGGTCTTCGCCGGGACGCTGCGGCGGCAGGTCATCCAGCACTTCAAAACGGAAACTTTCGGGGCCATCCGTGGCCCAGTCGCGCTGCATCTGCGCGTGGCGGTGACCACGCAGCTGCAGCTCAAAGCGAATGCGGTTCAGCTGCCCCTCCACATGCGAACTGCTGCCCAGCAAGGTCCGCCCCGAGGGCAGGTGGG
The window above is part of the Deinococcus aquaedulcis genome. Proteins encoded here:
- a CDS encoding variant leucine-rich repeat-containing protein, whose amino-acid sequence is MAGEAEHSSPPAVLTLAPGATAAELERLAQGAPPELRAAIAAHPNTPPALLEDLAATFPAQVLANPALPLLRLAHPRLLLDVPLHTLLRLLSQPDAPAWLLRHALIASAIEIQAAAAAHPALTAHQIDQMVGHPAWQVRARIAARPELPPALIARLASDADYGVRMYIAARTDLPPVVAQQLAADPSVFVRQVLVRAQQSGLAAFVLGLCLLPWS
- the rplL gene encoding 50S ribosomal protein L7/L12; the encoded protein is MAYDKQALIDQLGQLTIMELADLIDGLKETWGVTAAVAAGPAAGPAAAVEEKTEFDVVLVDAGASKINVIKEIRAITGLGLKEAKDMSEKGGVLKEGASKDDAEKIKAQLEAAGAKVELK
- a CDS encoding GIY-YIG nuclease family protein → MTAEGRRAARTFTPRMGIYRITHLPSGRTLLGSSSHVEGQLNRIRFELQLRGHRHAQMQRDWATDGPESFRFEVLDDLPPQRPGEDPQDDLKELLALWQEKLNIPAHQRY